A section of the Citrus sinensis cultivar Valencia sweet orange chromosome 8, DVS_A1.0, whole genome shotgun sequence genome encodes:
- the LOC127899329 gene encoding uncharacterized protein LOC127899329 → MSTLSWNCRGLGQPQTIRMLAELVNNKKPSFIFLIETLCSRSKLESIKRQLDYDGLFVVERVGWSGGLTLLWKAPSSVNLLKYANNFIDIEVEVPELGKWRLTGFYGFPESSRRRESWDLLRLLSGSSALLWVCIGDFNDLLAANEKRGRIAHPNWKLVGFQNVIADCQLIDLGVIGYQFTWERARGTDNWVEERLDRAFVSASWLHRFKDAKVYSLESTCSDHLPILLDPKPTVPILRQKRFHFENVCLREADCCDVVRKNWLSSTGSSIQQKIFSCGSALTECGGWLAQDFRKRLLECRKQMDLFRGRRDCEGIAEFTKARSHYNELLHSHEVFWKQRAKSLWLKEGDKNTRYFHASASTRK, encoded by the coding sequence ATGAGTACCTTAAGCTGGAACTGCCGTGGGTTAGGCCAACCACAGACAATTCGGATGCTAGCAGAATTGGTCAATAATAAGAaaccttcatttatttttcttattgaaaCTTTGTGTAGTAGAAGCAAATTAGAAAGCATTAAACGACAATTAGATTATGATGGGCTTTTTGTTGTTGAAAGAGTGGGCTGGAGCGGTGGTCTTACGCTTTTATGGAAGGCTCCTAGTAGtgttaatcttttaaaatatgcaaataattttattgatattgagGTGGAAGTTCCGGAGCTAGGAAAGTGGAGGTTGACTGGTTTTTATGGGTTTCCTGAGTCTAGCCGGCGCCGAGAATCGTGGGATTTGCTCCGTTTACTGTCGGGGTCGTCTGCTCTCCTGTGGGTTTGCATTGGTGACTTTAACGATTTACTAGCGGCAAATGAGAAACGAGGCAGAATTGCACACCCAAATTGGAAGCTGGTGGGTTTTCAAAATGTTATTGCTGATTGTCAGCTGATTGATCTTGGTGTTATTGGCTACCAATTTACTTGGGAAAGGGCTAGAGGAACTGATAATTGGGTAGAAGAAAGGCTTGACAGAGCCTTTGTGTCTGCATCATGGCTCCACCGATTCAAGGATGCAAAGGTATACAGTCTAGAATCTACTTGCTCGGATCATCTTCCTATTCTTTTAGATCCTAAACCGACAGTGCCAATTTTGAGACaaaaaagatttcattttgaaaatgtgtgtttgcGGGAGGCTGATTGCTGTGATGTTGTTCGGAAGAACTGGCTTTCCTCTACTGGTAGCTccattcaacaaaaaattttttcttgtggGTCTGCTTTGACGGAGTGTGGTGGATGGTTAGCTCAAGATTTTCGTAAACGGTTGCTGGAGTGTAGAAAGCAAATGGATTTGTTTAGGGGTCGTAGGGATTGTGAGGGTATAGCTGAGTTCACGAAGGCAAGAAGCCACTATAATGAGTTGTTACATAGTCATGAAGTGTTTTGGAAACAGCGAGCAAAATCACTTTGGCTAAAAGAGGGAGATAAGAACACTCGCTATTTTCATGCCTCGGCTTCAACAcggaaatga